ATTCCGGGTGGCAGGGCTGACTGCAGAGTAAAGAGTGCGTCGGGGCGGGGTGCCGCTCGGGCAAGCGATGGGGAGGCAGAGACCCCCATGTAGTAGAGGTGAGGAGGGCCACCAGGCCCGGACCAGCTGTGGGATGGGGACAGAAGGCCTGGGGGCgccaggcagctggggaggggTCCTGGGCCCCCACCTGCACCCTGGCCCCTGGGGGGACAGACTGTGGCCTGCAGACGGGGGCAGGGGCTAGCCGGGCAGGTGGGCGGCCGGGGTTCTCCCACTCCTGCGCCCAGCCTTGAGGTCGGGAGAGCAGCTGGCGATGGCCACTGGACGAGGGTGGTGGGGGCGCTGGAGGGGCTGGGGTGGCCGATGTCAGCGCTGGCCTGGGGGCAGCAGGGCTGGCTCAGCAGCGTCCCCGCGTGCTGGGCTCTGAGGGACCCCCGGGACGCCCCCGCCCAAGCTCCCAGCCCAGACCTGGACCGGCCACCTTGTTTCTTAGGAGTGAACCTGAGAGCGTCTGGTGTCAAGCCACCTGCCCCGGTCCAGGCAGCGGGAGGACCCCACTCTGAACGTGCCCAGGTGTGCCACATCTCCTGGAAGCTTCCATGCCTGGCTCTTGGGCTAACACTGCTGGGACCTGAACGTCAGGCGGCCAGACGCTGCCCCTCTGCCCCCGCGTCCTCCTTGGGGCACAGGGGAGCCCGCTCCCTACCCCGGGAAAGGCTGGCCCCTGTCCCGCTGACTCCCCGGTCATCGTCTAGCCCGTGGTATGGTGACAAACACAAGACGCAGGCGCCGTAGGGCTCAGGGGACCCGACCCCGAGGCCCAGGTTCCTGTGACTCAGGACACACATACTCGGTCTTCAGAATTCAACCACACGCGCCCGGGATGGCTTTATTCGGTCCCACAGGCCCCCCTGCGGCCCCGGCCTCGTGAGGGGTGGGCCGACATCCGGCCTCAGGGGAGGGGCCTTTCTGGGGTGCCCTGCCTGTGGCGCCCAGCCACGGCCACGGCCCACGCGGGGCAGAGCCCACCCCCAGCAGCGGCGGCCGTAGCTCTGGAAGATTTGTGCTTCGACTTGACACTGGAGGATGCGGTCAGCTGGGGTCCCAGGCCAACGGCGGGCAGCGACCTCCCCCACTCTGAGGGGGGCCCCCATCATCCCCACCCCCGGATCGGCCAGGGCATCCAGCCAAGTGAGGCCACCACCCGGGTCCTTCCCGACGGTCACAGGCTGCTGGGCAGGGCCGAGTGGGGACGGGGGCTATGGGTGGGGCTCCCCTGGACGACCCCTCTGTGGGCTTAAGGCCGATGCGGGGCAGGGCAGACAGGCCCCCGAGGGCACTCCCGAGCCGAGGGGAGGGGATGGAAGCTGCCCTCACCAAGGCACTCGGGCCGGACTCCAACACCCCTGCGCCCAGAGCTCCCTGAGGCTGCTGCTCCGGACGCCTGGTGCTGGGAAATGCTTGGCCGTAAATGCACccgggacaggaaggcagaggagcCGCGGCCGCCACAGCCCCGAGAGCCGGGCCTCACTGTCCCTGGgaacaggggaaactgaggcacgaggTCGGCAATAGCAGAGGTGCCTCGGAGCCCTGGCCTGGTGCGTCCAGCCACGCTTCCTCCAGCCGCGAGCAGTTCTCTCCATCGCCGACGGCTGACCCTCAGAGGAGGCTTCCAGAAGCAAGGGCCAAGTTCACGTCCACGTGCAGCAAACACAAGAGACCAGGCAGGCCAGGCCCGTCTACACCAGGGTTTAGTGAAGGAAGCGTCTGGGCTGTGCCGTCTGCTTCCGGCTGTGCTCCGGGCGTCACGGCTTCGCCCGGTGGGGCAGGCGCACGGGGCAGCCGTCCTGCACCCCCTTCCAGAAGGACTGGCCCTGCAACATCGTCCCACCCCGTGGCGGCTGTCCTGTGTGAGGCGCTCAGGGTGGCGGCCACGGGGCCAAGGTCAGGGGCACGGTGCCCCGAGTCCAGGGGGAGCGGTGACCCCGAGGAGGGGCCTCCTGCAGACGGGCACTCGGGGATCCGGGCCCTTTAGAGAAGAGCAAACGTGGGGTCCGTTGGGCGGGGGCCGTCCTCCAGCCGTGCCCCCAGGCGCCCCTGCGGCCCGGAGAGGGGACACGCCTGGGAAGGGCGAAGAGAGGCCCCCTTCCTCCCGGCCGGGCACCGAGCCTGGTCCTGACGCGCCGAGGGCCGAGTCTGCGGGCGGCCACAGACGGTGGGGCCTCTGGAAGAGAGGGACAGGGCTCGTCGGGGCCCGGCGGGCTGCCCTCCAGGGGATAGGCCTCCAGCCCACGGGCGCCGTGGGCACTGGTCTGGGGCGCGCTGGCGGCACCTGCTCTAGACGCGCTCCATCTCCGGGTCCTGGTCAGGCTCCTCCTCATCCTCGTCCTCGTCCTCCTCGTCGTCCTCGGCGCCCACCTTGTCCAGCGGCGCCTCGCCGTCCCGGGCCAGCTCCTCCACGTGCGCCAGCATGTCGGCCACCAGCGCCTCCTCCAGCCGCTTGCGGACCTGCTGCACCAGCTCCTCCTGCTTCCTGGGGCACAGACCCGCCGCTCAGGGCCCCGCCCGCCTCCGGGAAGCCCAGGGCCAGCAGGGAGGGACGTGCGGACGCGTGGGCCGGTCACCTCGGGGGCAGAGCGTCCCCTGGCCCCGGCCTGCGGCCCTCTGACACAGCCTTCCCGATCAGACGCCCCTGCCGGGCCCAGACCGGGGGCTCCTCGTCCCGGGACACACTCCACacgctccctggggcctgcccgctCACTTCTGCCGCTGCCCCCTCCCCGCGGAGACCCCTCCCTGCCAACATGGGGGCCACCTGCCCGCCCCGTCTAGTGCCTCTGAGCCTTCATGATCACGAAAGCAGGGTGCGCCAAGAGAAAAGACCCCGCCAGGGTAACAGGCTCTCCAGGAGGCGGCCTCGGGGTGGGGAGCGGCTCTCCCGTCCCCGAGGTCCGGACACGGCCGTCGGCCCAGTCTGCAGGCTGCCCTCCTGCCTGCACGTCCACTGGAACGGGGTGTCTGTCTCCAGTTCTGGCCAACGCcggccaggccctgtccccgcgaggcctcccctccctcccactgcTCCCGTTAGCCCCGCGGGGTCCCTCCCTCCGCACCGCTGGCCACTCCTCTCGCTCCAGACAGGACCGGACCCAGCGACTAACCCACGGTCTCAGTTTCCGTCTCAGCGGCTTTCCTACTTCTAGAAGTTCTGCCGAGCTTTACGGACCTGCCTGTCTTTCCCCACAGGCGAGCTCTCCTCTTACTCCCCCTCTCCTGGGGGCGCTCGTCCCGTGTGCCCACCACGCACGGGCACGGGGCTCGCTCCGCACCCACGTGGCTTTCCACTGTCCCGAGACAGAAACCCAGGCGCCCACGACGCGCCCGCGTGGGCCCGGAGAGCTCCTTTAGGCCCTCGTGCCGATGGTTTCAAGTCTAAAAGGACGTGTTTTATCCCGGTCGCACTTCCAGATGTTTCCACTCGGGTGCCAGTTCAATCCACCTCTTCACCAGGAGGTTCCAGCCAACTGCCGCCTCCCGCTCTCAGCCCACTGGCACCTGGCACCACACACAGGGCCCGCCACACGGAGGCCCAGCATCCAAGCCCCGGGACATCCAGCTTCACCCCCACTACACCCTGTCCCTGTCACGTGCCACCCCCGCCACTCCGGGCCCCTCCTGCGCCCACCACAGCCGGCACCCCCAGCAGGCACATGGAAGGCCTCACGCCCTCAGGGTGGGCAGGGCCCACGCGGAGCCCGCCAACACGGGGGAACAAGCACCTTCTCTTCGCAAGAACGTCCCTGCAGAGCAGGACCCTGGGCTCCCTCCCACAGGCCACGTCTGCCAGTCCTCGCTGAGGACCTCCAGAGGGGCAGCGTCCCGACGCTCTCTAACAGTGGGACCCTCACCCGGCTACTTCTGCTCACACCCCGGGCAGCCACACCGCCGCTGGCCAGCGAGGGGGGCGGGCAGCTACCTGATGTCCTCGTCGGTCACCATGAAGGCCTTGCAGAGCGGCTGGGCCGTGTTGAGCCACACGCCGGGGTTCTTCTCCACGGCAGCCGAGAGCTGCCCGGTGATGGGCATGGTGCTGGTGTGCAGGGCGCTGGCAATGGCCGAGAGCAGGGTCTCATCCGTGCAGCCAGGTCCCACACCTAGCAGGGCGCAGGGGGCAGTCACCACCAGGCCCTGGGCCTCCCTCCCGACCTCAGGTTTTCGTCCCCAACCCCCCGTGTGGGCCTGCGGTCACGGGGGACAGAGCAGCACAAGCCACGCGTTCTCAGCGATGGCGTGGCTCTGTGTTTATGGTGCAGGAGCAAAACCACACGGCCACGTCTTTCTGGGACCCCCCATGACAGACACGCCCTGCAGGTCCATAGCCCGCCAGGCCGTCTCCAGGACCAGGAACCGGGGGGCCTCCCCGGCGGTCCAcgggggagggagggcgggggggcCCCTCCCCCGGCGCCCTCAGCCACCGCCCCCTCCCGACCCCCAGGGCACCCTCACCTTGCAAGCCCTTGGGGAGGTCCATGGTCTGCACGAGCTCCTCGGCGATGTCGAAGGCATTCAGGCCGCTCAGTTTCTTCTCCCAGAAGAGCTGCCGCCAGAGACACACGTGAGGCCACGGGCCAGCCCGGCCCCCACAACACGCGGCCCCGCGCAGTGGGGACGGTGGCGGTCTCAGTGTGACCTCTGACCCCACACTTGCCAGGGCTGCTCGAGCCCCCACTGGGGAAATGAGGGTGCGTGGACCCTAGGTCCGTTCTCCTGGGCAGAGAAACTCCAGCCTTGATTTTCAGCAGGAGGAGGACCCAGGACGTCAGACTCACCATCAGCGTGGACGGCGATGGTTCCCATAAGATGACCGTCCCTGCCACCTGGGTCTCCGACCCCACCGAGGGACAGCCCCCCACACCCTGAAGTCGGGGTGCGGTGGTCCAAGCCCCACCTAGGGCTGAGCTCAAGGCCCACCAGGGGGCTCAGGGGACACGGCCTTGGTTACCCCCTCCCACAGCCCGGGCACCGTCCACAGGTGCTGCCCTGTGCCGACAGGGGACCCGGGAGCCCCTGGAAGGGGCAACGAGCTCCAGCCCTCGGCCTCCACACAGGACCCCGGGGAGAGAGTCCTGAGGCTGATCCCATACACGGGGGACACCCAGACACAGGTTTCTGAACTGCTACTTAGTGGCTACGACCCAAATGCCACCTGGGGGGCTGGTGACGGCAGGGGCCTCGCCCTGGGGTCCCCGTGAGCGTGCCCCCTGCCAGCCGCACCCTGGCTCTCTAGCGGGCATTTGGAAGGACGTGTGGAAACACGGTAAGTCTTGGTTTTTGAAAAGCAGGTTATACAGCTGCGCACACACTGCTATTGAAAACAACCCCCAAAACTGAACGACCTGGCCGAGGCGGTGGCCAGAGGGAGCCGCGTCCCGCAGCGTCCGCGCGTGGCCGTGTCCGGCTCACCTGCCGGGGCTGCTCCACTGCCTTCTGGGGGTCACTCTTCACCTTGTTGCTGGGGTGGTTGGTGATCTTGGTCACTGGCTGCTTGAAGATGGACGCCGTCTGCCTGACGGGGAGGGCCGTGTTCAGGTCGGGCTTGCCCTGCGGAGACATGCACGCTGGCACCGGGCCGGGTCCTCTGCGGCTTTCCCAGTCAGCGGAGGAAACCATCCCCGGGCTCCGGGGAACAGACCTCGTGGCCCTCGGTCACCAGTGCACCCCATGGCACCCAGGGATCCGGAGGGGACGCCAAGCCCACTGCCCGCAGGGGCCGTGGTCGGGGCCCCGGACGCATGCCTGCCCCGTCCTCGCCTCCTGCTCTCGTTCTCTGAGAAGTCCCGTGAACACGCGGCCATCAGAGACTGGGGCACAGCGTCACTGGGTGCCCGCGTGTTGGGAGGAAAAGCCTGGCAGATGCACCTAGGCGCCCGGGCCCTCTCTCCACGCCCCTGGAGCTTCCAAATTCCCCTCCCCGAACAGCCACGATTTTAACACCAGGACAAGTAAGCTACGAGAACAGCTCTCTTCCCACCAAGAGTGGACCGTGACGGCGCGCCCGGCGCGGCGCGGCCCCTCCTGACCCGAGGGCGGCGGGCGGCTCACCTTGACCTGGCTGGAGGAGTCGTAGCGGACGCGCTGCCGGCTCTTGTTCATCTTGCCCATCAGCATCTTGCCCGTGCGGAAGTCGAAGGTGCTCAGGTCCATGGAGCCCCCCAGGTACCGCGCCAGCTGGGGCTTGCTCCGGAACTTCTTCCCACTCGGGCTGCGGAAAGAGGGGGGGTCAGCAGGGGGCAGGCTGTGGGGGGCCAACCCCCGCCCTGCCCCCAACGCCCCCTCCTGACCAGGACCCAGCGCAGCCGGGGGGCATGGGGCCCACCGCAGACGCCAACCCTGAGAGCAGGGATGAACGCCCCAATACAGAAGGATGGAGCCCAGACCTGGATTTCTAGAACGTTACAGAAACAGAAGGAGGCCGTGTTCTTGAGAAAAGACCCGAGGATAGCAGGTGTTTGAGAGACAGTCCCTAACAGCAGGCTCCTTCTCGTGGTTACAGCATTGGGGGCCAGGGTCTCCGGGAGGCTGGGCTGTGAAATCATAAGACTTGGGGCCAGGACCCCAAACAGCCGCCCAGGCGTGGCCTGTTGGCAGAGTCGGAACCACCTCTCCAGGACACAGTGACGCCAGCCTACAGGGCTGCTGTGGGTGTCCAGTGGGGTGACACTAGAGTGCCCAGCACGGCACCAGGACACGACAGCAACAGCTGGAATGTGACCtggggcagccactgtggaaaacagtctggcagatGTTCAAACGATTAAACAGCAATTCCACCCTTGGGTGTCTACCCGAGAAATGAAAACACGCGTCCACGCAAAAACTTACACCGAAATGTTCACAGCAATGTGGTGCAGAACAGGCATAAAggggaaacagcccaaatgcccaTCGATGGATGATGAACCCACACATGTCCACCCACACACTGGAATACGACACAGCCGTGAAAAGGAGTGAagccctgacacagccacaccatggatggaccctgaacacacgatgctcagtgagagaaccagacacagaacGACACACAGTGTGTGATTCCAgtgatgtgaaatgtccagaacaggcgcATCCACAGACAGAACGTGGGTTTGTGGtcgtcaggggctggggagggggtggggactgACTGGTAATGAGCACAGAGTGTCTTCTTGGGGTGATAGAATGCTCTAGAGTTAGATAGGGAGACATTGCACAACTCTGTGCAGATCCTGATAACCACTGACTTGCACTGTGGATGGGTGACGGTGTGAATTACAGCCCCACTGAGTTGTTAGAAAAACAGCACTCGTGTGGCACTCGGTGGGCCTGGTGCCTTTCTAAGCATGTTTGTGCCACAAACTCGAAACAGTCACTCTCAGTCACAGCTCATCTGTCTGAGACTGGCGAGGGGCTGGATTTTGTGTCCCCTGAAAACCTTGAGGACAAGCCCCTAATTCTAGCGAGTGCACGCTTGCCCCCTCCAGCCCGGCTCCACATGTCCCAGCACACGGCAGACGAGGGACGGGGGTGCAGACGAGTGACGGGGGTGCAGACGAGGGGCGAAGGGTGCAGACGAGGGACAGGGGTGCAGACGAGGGTACAGACCAGGGGCGAAGGGGGCAGACGAGGGACAGGGGTGCAGACGAGGGACGGGGGTACAGACGGGGGACGGGGGTGCAGACAAGGGGCGAAGGGGGCAGACGAGGGACAGGGGTACAGACGAGGGGAGAAGGGGGCAGACGAGGGACAGGGGTGCAGACAAGGGATGGGGGTGCAGACAAGGGACAAGGGGCagatgagggaggagggcagaagagCGACAGGGAGGGTAGATGACAGATGGGGGGGCAGACAAGGGGCATGGGGGCAGACGAGGGACGGGGGGGCAGATGAGGGCTGAGGAGGGCAGAAGAGCGACAGGGAGGGTAGATGACAGACGGGGGGGCAAGGGGGGCAGACGAGGGACAGGGAGGGCAGTGTGGAAGCCGGCAGAGCCAGAGGAAGTGATGTGTGGTCGGTGGCACTCAGCTCGGGCAACCCCACCAGGCCCTCTGACCCAGCAAGGTCGCTGCAGAGACTCGTGCTATTTCGCTGGGTCCAGTCTTACCTGCTAGGTCATGGCATCCCAGCACAGACAGCCCGACTGCCTTGGGTTCAGAGGCCACTGAGGACTCTTCTGGAAGATTCCCCTTCCTCTTACACTCTTGAGCTGGCTGCTGTGGACACTGAGCCCATATGCGCAGGGCAGTCCCTGACACAGGCTTCAGATCTGCCCACAGAGGGAAGAGTGGACCCCGGGGAACCCTCGCCAGCATTTCTCCAGTCACCCCACCTGCGCTGTTCTGCCTTTAAGAATGCATGGTAGGGGCCTGTCCCGTGGCGCAGggattaagtgcgcgtgctccacggctggcagcccgggttcggatcctgggtgtgcaccaacgcaccgcttgtcaggccatgctgtggcggcgtcccatataaagtggaggaagatgggcacgaatgttagcccagggccagtcttcctcagcaaaaagaggaggactggcatggatgttagctcagggctgatgttcctcacacaaaaaataaataaaaatgcctgAGAGCAGGGAAATGGACACAGACCAGCGACTGTTTAGGGCTGGGGGACGGGGGGACAGGGCGGCAACAGTTAAAGAGTCTGGGTTTCTTTTCAGggggatggaaatgttctgaagTGACTGGTGACGGCTGTACGTGTCTGTGAATGAGCTAAATGCCATTCCTGTGTATCCTTCAAAGAGGTGAGGGTACGGGATGTGGATGCTCTcccaataaaactgtttaaaaaaacaa
This portion of the Diceros bicornis minor isolate mBicDic1 unplaced genomic scaffold, mDicBic1.mat.cur scaffold_67_ctg1, whole genome shotgun sequence genome encodes:
- the MBD3 gene encoding methyl-CpG-binding domain protein 3 isoform X1, whose amino-acid sequence is MPVLHHIAVNISVPSGKKFRSKPQLARYLGGSMDLSTFDFRTGKMLMGKMNKSRQRVRYDSSSQVKGKPDLNTALPVRQTASIFKQPVTKITNHPSNKVKSDPQKAVEQPRQLFWEKKLSGLNAFDIAEELVQTMDLPKGLQGVGPGCTDETLLSAIASALHTSTMPITGQLSAAVEKNPGVWLNTAQPLCKAFMVTDEDISRRSWCSRSASGWRRRWWPTCWRTWRSWPGTARRRWTRWAPRTTRRTRTRMRRSLTRTRRWSASRAEAPPSVAARRLGPRRVRTRLGARPGGRGPLFALPRRVPSPGRRGAWGHGWRTAPAQRTPRLLFSKGPGSPSARLQEAPPRGHRSPWTRGTVPLTLAPWPPP
- the MBD3 gene encoding methyl-CpG-binding domain protein 3 isoform X3; this encodes MDLSTFDFRTGKMLMGKMNKSRQRVRYDSSSQVKGKPDLNTALPVRQTASIFKQPVTKITNHPSNKVKSDPQKAVEQPRQLFWEKKLSGLNAFDIAEELVQTMDLPKGLQGVGPGCTDETLLSAIASALHTSTMPITGQLSAAVEKNPGVWLNTAQPLCKAFMVTDEDISRRSWCSRSASGWRRRWWPTCWRTWRSWPGTARRRWTRWAPRTTRRTRTRMRRSLTRTRRWSASRAEAPPSVAARRLGPRRVRTRLGARPGGRGPLFALPRRVPSPGRRGAWGHGWRTAPAQRTPRLLFSKGPGSPSARLQEAPPRGHRSPWTRGTVPLTLAPWPPP
- the MBD3 gene encoding methyl-CpG-binding domain protein 3 isoform X2, producing the protein MERKSPSGKKFRSKPQLARYLGGSMDLSTFDFRTGKMLMGKMNKSRQRVRYDSSSQVKGKPDLNTALPVRQTASIFKQPVTKITNHPSNKVKSDPQKAVEQPRQLFWEKKLSGLNAFDIAEELVQTMDLPKGLQGVGPGCTDETLLSAIASALHTSTMPITGQLSAAVEKNPGVWLNTAQPLCKAFMVTDEDISRRSWCSRSASGWRRRWWPTCWRTWRSWPGTARRRWTRWAPRTTRRTRTRMRRSLTRTRRWSASRAEAPPSVAARRLGPRRVRTRLGARPGGRGPLFALPRRVPSPGRRGAWGHGWRTAPAQRTPRLLFSKGPGSPSARLQEAPPRGHRSPWTRGTVPLTLAPWPPP
- the MBD3 gene encoding methyl-CpG-binding domain protein 3 isoform X5: MERKSPSGKKFRSKPQLARYLGGSMDLSTFDFRTGKMLMGKMNKSRQRVRYDSSSQVKGKPDLNTALPVRQTASIFKQPVTKITNHPSNKVKSDPQKAVEQPRQLFWEKKLSGLNAFDIAEELVQTMDLPKGLQGVGPGCTDETLLSAIASALHTSTMPITGQLSAAVEKNPGVWLNTAQPLCKAFMVTDEDIRKQEELVQQVRKRLEEALVADMLAHVEELARDGEAPLDKVGAEDDEEDEDEDEEEPDQDPEMERV
- the MBD3 gene encoding methyl-CpG-binding domain protein 3 isoform X4, which translates into the protein MERKRWECPALPQGWEREEVPRRSGLSAGHRDVFYYSPSGKKFRSKPQLARYLGGSMDLSTFDFRTGKMLMGKMNKSRQRVRYDSSSQVKGKPDLNTALPVRQTASIFKQPVTKITNHPSNKVKSDPQKAVEQPRQLFWEKKLSGLNAFDIAEELVQTMDLPKGLQGVGPGCTDETLLSAIASALHTSTMPITGQLSAAVEKNPGVWLNTAQPLCKAFMVTDEDIRKQEELVQQVRKRLEEALVADMLAHVEELARDGEAPLDKVGAEDDEEDEDEDEEEPDQDPEMERV